The following are encoded in a window of Thermodesulfobacterium geofontis OPF15 genomic DNA:
- a CDS encoding PilZ domain-containing protein, which produces MIDRRRYSRYKIRLKGRVATSSGYSFPVEILDISIDGAKFKTDRDFPIRKKENIYLVIKWNYPIKAESEIKWVKKENFNTYFGVQFVKMTNEDREVFVSNIADYASSNISDIYFR; this is translated from the coding sequence ATGATAGATAGAAGAAGATATTCAAGATATAAAATTAGACTAAAAGGTAGAGTAGCAACTTCAAGTGGATATTCTTTCCCTGTAGAAATTTTAGATATAAGTATAGATGGAGCAAAATTTAAAACTGATCGAGATTTTCCTATAAGAAAAAAAGAAAATATTTATTTAGTAATAAAATGGAATTATCCTATAAAAGCTGAAAGTGAAATAAAATGGGTAAAAAAAGAAAATTTTAATACCTATTTTGGAGTTCAATTTGTAAAAATGACAAATGAAGATAGAGAAGTTTTCGTATCTAATATCGCTGATTATGCATCCTCTAATATTTCAGATATCTATTTTCGTTAA
- a CDS encoding DsrE/DsrF/DrsH-like family protein, whose protein sequence is MEERKKKVLLICPDNTLDTVYPALILSLQAARAGAESMVFFTFDGIKVVLKNGIKKVKYYPKGFLGAIPGIPTLFTKLMIKLAEERAGIPSPDLLMEMCQIEGVKFYACLMTIQMMKLKKEDFIEGVEIIDAEGYMKLALEADINMFI, encoded by the coding sequence ATGGAGGAAAGGAAGAAAAAGGTTCTTTTGATTTGTCCTGATAATACTTTGGATACTGTTTATCCTGCTCTTATTTTATCCTTACAGGCAGCAAGAGCAGGTGCAGAATCTATGGTATTTTTTACTTTTGATGGAATTAAAGTAGTTTTAAAAAATGGAATTAAAAAAGTAAAATACTATCCCAAGGGATTTTTAGGAGCTATTCCAGGGATACCTACTCTTTTTACTAAATTAATGATTAAACTTGCTGAAGAAAGAGCAGGAATCCCTTCTCCTGATTTGCTTATGGAAATGTGTCAGATAGAGGGAGTAAAATTTTATGCCTGCCTTATGACTATACAGATGATGAAGCTTAAAAAAGAAGATTTCATTGAGGGAGTAGAAATAATTGATGCAGAAGGATATATGAAACTTGCTTTAGAAGCAGATATAAACATGTTTATTTAA
- a CDS encoding OmpP1/FadL family transporter: MRKGFIFMLFIFMLFMVKISLATNGDNLIGVTPISRGMGGIGVGMPVGPVDSVFRNPAWLSYYPNFHLSFGGILFMPHVKGKTNVTPTGPLNPPASETSDANIFIVPEIGLVNPINSKLFFGLGAYGVSGMGVDYRNKDPRLANMHTNLSFMRFIPAITYKINDNFSISGAIHIAYGSLDMGATMCSSPTNCWNAGGGASQDFGIGAQIGLAYNFKDLLFIGLTYQTPVKMIYKDVFDTNGDRNYEDLKLTQPQEIALGIGIKPNEKLKLGLDLRWINWEDAEGYEDFQWKDQWVIAIGGEYKPIPKLALRAGYNYAKTPIRGGAKNIVNSNNIPDFETPFSDFNIAWFNLLGFPAITEHHVTLGLGYQFTKNFGIDIAYKYAFNKKVKATDNMGRGFMVEGQNEQNAISIGLNWKF; encoded by the coding sequence ATGAGGAAGGGCTTCATTTTCATGTTATTCATTTTTATGTTATTTATGGTAAAAATTTCTTTGGCAACTAATGGGGATAATCTGATAGGTGTTACTCCAATTTCAAGAGGTATGGGAGGAATAGGAGTAGGGATGCCGGTAGGACCAGTTGATAGTGTATTTAGAAATCCAGCTTGGCTAAGTTATTATCCAAATTTTCATTTGAGTTTTGGTGGAATTCTTTTTATGCCCCATGTTAAAGGAAAAACAAATGTTACTCCAACAGGTCCCTTAAATCCACCTGCTTCTGAAACAAGTGATGCTAATATCTTTATTGTACCAGAAATTGGGTTGGTAAATCCTATAAATTCTAAGTTATTTTTTGGTCTTGGAGCCTACGGAGTTTCTGGTATGGGAGTTGATTATAGAAATAAAGATCCAAGATTAGCTAATATGCACACTAATTTATCTTTTATGAGATTTATTCCAGCTATAACTTATAAAATTAATGATAATTTCTCAATTTCAGGTGCAATTCATATAGCTTATGGTAGTCTTGATATGGGTGCAACTATGTGTAGTTCCCCCACAAATTGCTGGAATGCTGGAGGAGGAGCTTCTCAAGATTTTGGAATTGGTGCCCAAATAGGTTTAGCCTACAATTTTAAAGATCTCCTTTTTATAGGGTTAACCTATCAAACTCCGGTTAAAATGATTTATAAGGATGTATTTGATACTAACGGAGATAGAAATTATGAAGATTTAAAACTTACCCAACCCCAGGAAATTGCTTTGGGAATAGGGATTAAGCCTAATGAAAAATTAAAACTTGGTTTAGATCTAAGATGGATTAATTGGGAAGATGCAGAAGGATATGAGGATTTTCAATGGAAGGATCAGTGGGTTATTGCTATAGGTGGAGAATATAAGCCAATACCTAAATTAGCTTTAAGAGCAGGTTATAATTATGCTAAAACACCTATTAGAGGTGGTGCAAAAAATATTGTGAATTCTAACAATATTCCTGATTTTGAAACACCCTTTAGTGATTTTAATATAGCCTGGTTTAATTTACTTGGCTTTCCTGCTATTACTGAACATCATGTTACTTTAGGATTAGGATATCAGTTTACTAAAAACTTTGGCATTGATATAGCTTATAAATACGCTTTTAATAAAAAAGTAAAAGCTACAGATAATATGGGAAGGGGATTTATGGTTGAAGGACAAAATGAGCAAAATGCTATTTCTATAGGATTAAATTGGAAATTTTAA